A stretch of Mycobacterium sp. ITM-2016-00316 DNA encodes these proteins:
- the dnaB gene encoding replicative DNA helicase, with product MAVVDDFSRGGDPGIDEPPREDIGRQPPQDMAAEQAVLGGMLLSKDAIADVLEKMRPSDFYRPAHQDVAETILDLYDRGEPADAVTVASDLDRRGLLRRVGGAPYLHTLISTVPTAANAGYYATIVAEKALLRRLVEAGTRVVQYGYAGADGADVHDIVDRAQSEIYDVADRRQSEDFVALEDLLQPTMDEIDAIASSGGISRGIPTGFVDLDEITNGLHGGQMIIIAARPGVGKSTLGLDFMRSCSIKHRQASVIFSLEMSKSEIVMRLLSAEANIKLGDMRSGRMNDDDWTRLARRMSEISEAPLYIDDSPNLTMMEIRAKARRLKKKADLQLIVVDYLQLMSSGKKYDSRQQEVSDFSRSLKLMAKELHVPVVAISQLNRGPEQRTDKRPQVSDLRESGSLEQDADMVMLLHRPDAFDREDPRGGEADIILGKHRNGPTANITVAHQLHLSRFTNMAR from the coding sequence GTGGCTGTCGTAGACGATTTCAGTCGTGGTGGTGACCCGGGAATCGATGAGCCGCCCCGCGAGGACATCGGGCGCCAGCCCCCGCAGGACATGGCGGCCGAACAGGCCGTACTGGGCGGCATGCTGCTGTCCAAGGACGCGATCGCCGACGTCCTGGAGAAGATGCGGCCCAGCGACTTCTACCGGCCCGCCCACCAGGATGTCGCCGAGACGATTCTGGATCTCTACGACCGCGGTGAGCCGGCCGACGCCGTCACCGTCGCCTCCGACCTCGACCGGCGCGGGCTCCTGCGCCGCGTCGGTGGGGCCCCCTATCTGCACACGCTGATCTCCACCGTGCCGACCGCGGCCAACGCCGGTTACTACGCCACCATCGTGGCCGAGAAGGCGCTGCTGCGCCGCCTCGTGGAGGCCGGCACACGCGTCGTGCAGTACGGCTACGCCGGCGCCGACGGGGCCGATGTGCACGACATCGTGGACCGTGCCCAGTCCGAGATCTATGACGTCGCCGACCGGCGGCAGTCCGAGGACTTCGTGGCCCTGGAAGACCTGCTGCAGCCCACCATGGACGAGATCGACGCCATCGCGTCCTCCGGGGGTATCTCGCGCGGAATCCCGACCGGGTTCGTCGACCTCGATGAGATCACCAACGGCCTGCACGGCGGGCAGATGATCATCATCGCGGCCAGGCCCGGCGTGGGTAAATCGACTCTGGGACTAGATTTTATGCGGTCCTGTTCCATCAAGCACCGGCAAGCCAGCGTCATCTTCTCCCTGGAAATGAGCAAGTCCGAGATCGTGATGCGCCTGCTGTCGGCTGAGGCCAACATCAAGCTCGGCGATATGCGGTCCGGGCGCATGAATGATGACGACTGGACCCGGCTGGCCCGGCGGATGAGTGAGATCAGCGAGGCGCCGCTCTATATCGATGACTCGCCGAACCTGACCATGATGGAGATCCGAGCCAAGGCGCGACGCCTGAAGAAAAAGGCAGATCTTCAGTTGATTGTCGTCGATTACCTGCAGCTGATGAGCTCCGGTAAAAAATACGATTCGCGCCAGCAGGAAGTGTCGGACTTCTCGCGTAGTCTTAAATTGATGGCAAAAGAATTGCATGTTCCAGTGGTGGCAATCAGCCAGCTCAACCGAGGCCCGGAACAGCGCACTGATAAGCGCCCACAGGTCTCTGACCTGCGTGAATCTGGCAGCTTGGAACAGGATGCGGACATGGTGATGCTTTTACATCGCCCCGATGCCTTCGATCGCGAAGACCCTCGTGGCGGTGAAGCAGACATTATTCTTGGTAAGCACAGAAATGGCCCTACTGCGAATATCACCGTGGCTCACCAATTGCACTTGTCGCGCTTTACCAATATGGCGCGGTAG
- the rplI gene encoding 50S ribosomal protein L9, translating to MKLILTAEVEHLGIAGDSVEVKDGYGRNYLLPRGLAIAASRGAERQAEEIRRAREIKEVRGVEHANELKNALESLGAVTLPVRAASDGGKLFGSVTPTSVVTAIKKAGGPNLDKRTVELPKAHIKATGTYQIGVKLHPGVTAAVSLNVTAE from the coding sequence ATGAAGCTGATTCTCACCGCTGAGGTGGAACACCTGGGTATCGCCGGCGATTCGGTCGAGGTGAAGGACGGTTACGGCCGTAACTACCTGCTGCCCCGTGGGCTGGCGATCGCTGCCAGCCGTGGCGCCGAGCGCCAGGCCGAAGAGATCCGCCGTGCCCGCGAGATCAAGGAAGTTCGGGGCGTCGAGCACGCCAACGAACTGAAGAACGCCCTGGAGTCCCTGGGCGCCGTCACGCTGCCCGTGCGGGCCGCATCCGACGGCGGCAAGCTGTTCGGCTCGGTCACCCCGACCTCGGTCGTCACCGCCATCAAGAAGGCCGGCGGACCGAACCTCGACAAGCGCACCGTGGAGCTGCCGAAGGCCCATATCAAGGCCACCGGCACCTACCAGATCGGCGTCAAGCTGCACCCCGGCGTCACCGCCGCGGTCTCGCTGAACGTCACTGCGGAGTAA
- the rpsR gene encoding 30S ribosomal protein S18, with the protein MAKTNKRRPAPEKPVKTRKCVFCSKKGKNQIIDYKDTGLLRTYISERGKIRARRVTGNCVQHQRDVAVAVKNAREVALLPFGSSTR; encoded by the coding sequence ATGGCCAAGACCAACAAGCGGCGGCCGGCACCGGAAAAGCCGGTCAAGACCCGCAAGTGCGTGTTCTGCTCGAAGAAGGGCAAGAACCAGATCATCGATTACAAGGACACCGGACTGCTCCGGACCTACATCAGCGAGCGCGGCAAGATCCGTGCCCGTCGGGTGACCGGTAACTGTGTCCAGCACCAGCGCGACGTCGCCGTCGCGGTCAAGAATGCCCGCGAGGTGGCTCTGCTGCCGTTCGGTTCGTCGACGCGGTAG
- a CDS encoding single-stranded DNA-binding protein — protein MAGDTVITVIGNLTADPELRFTPSGAAVANFTVASTPRTFDRQTNEWKDGEALFLRCNIWREAAENVAESLTRGSRVIVSGRLKQRSFETREGEKRTVVELEVDEIGPSLRYATAKVNKASRGGGGGGGGFGGGGGGNSGGGAPRGGGSEQQPKDDPWGSAPAAGSYSGSDDEPPF, from the coding sequence GTGGCTGGTGACACCGTCATCACTGTTATCGGAAACCTGACCGCTGACCCGGAACTGCGTTTCACGCCGTCCGGTGCCGCGGTCGCGAACTTCACCGTGGCCTCCACGCCGCGGACGTTCGACCGCCAGACCAATGAGTGGAAGGACGGCGAAGCGCTGTTCCTCCGCTGCAACATCTGGCGTGAGGCGGCCGAGAACGTGGCCGAGAGCCTCACCCGCGGTTCGCGGGTGATCGTGTCCGGTCGGCTCAAGCAGCGGTCCTTCGAAACCCGCGAGGGTGAGAAGCGCACCGTTGTCGAGCTCGAGGTCGACGAGATCGGCCCCTCGCTCCGCTACGCCACGGCCAAGGTCAACAAGGCCAGCCGTGGTGGCGGTGGCGGCGGCGGTGGGTTCGGCGGCGGTGGCGGTGGTAACAGCGGCGGTGGTGCGCCACGCGGCGGCGGTTCCGAACAGCAGCCCAAGGACGATCCGTGGGGCAGCGCCCCGGCGGCCGGTTCCTACAGCGGCAGCGACGACGAACCGCCCTTCTGA
- the rpsF gene encoding 30S ribosomal protein S6, protein MRPYEVMVILDPTLDERTVAPSLETFLNVIRKDGGSVDKVDIWGRRRLAYEIAKHAEGIYAVVDLKAEPATVSELDRQLNLNESVLRTKVMRTDKH, encoded by the coding sequence ATGCGTCCATACGAAGTCATGGTCATCCTTGACCCCACTCTTGACGAGCGCACCGTAGCTCCCTCGCTGGAGACGTTCCTGAACGTCATCCGCAAGGACGGTGGCAGTGTCGACAAGGTTGATATCTGGGGCCGCCGCCGGCTGGCCTACGAGATCGCCAAGCACGCCGAGGGCATTTACGCCGTCGTCGATCTGAAGGCTGAGCCCGCGACCGTCTCCGAGCTGGATCGCCAGCTCAATCTGAACGAGTCGGTGCTGCGCACCAAGGTGATGCGGACCGACAAGCACTGA
- a CDS encoding glycosyltransferase family 87 protein, whose translation MPSRNDAIGSALAATVGGPVGRHAMIGRSRFWTPLRVMLLIGVIFLALGYSTKAACLQSTDTGTAAQRVANWENQRAYYSLCYSDTVPLYTAELLNQGKFPYKSSWIEKDGDGNPHVVFDGSPPVRYMEYPVLTGIYQYLSMSLAKTYSALTTLVSVPLVAEVVMFFNISAFGLALAWLLTVWATALLAGRRIWDAALVAASPLLIFQIFTNFDALAVACATGALLAWSRRRPVLAGALIGIGVALKLYPLLLLGPLLVLCLRTGRMREFTRTTVAAVLAWVAVNLPVLVLFPRGWSEFFRLNTRRGDDMDSIYNVVKSFTGWQGFDPGLGFWEPPTVTNAVTAVLFGLCCAGIGYLALTAAQRPRLAQLAFLVVAAFLLTNKVWSPQFSLWLVPLAVLALPHRRILLAWMTIDALVWVPRMLYLYGEQNRGLPEQWFTATVLLRDIAVVVLIVLVIRQIRRPELDLVRHHGAIDDPSGGVFDRAPDNPPRRLPPWLRPAPAPLLPAENPDSYPTHR comes from the coding sequence ATGCCCAGCCGCAATGACGCGATCGGCTCGGCGCTCGCTGCCACCGTCGGCGGCCCGGTCGGTCGCCACGCCATGATCGGGCGTTCCCGATTCTGGACACCGCTGCGGGTGATGCTGTTGATCGGCGTCATCTTCCTGGCGCTGGGTTACTCCACCAAGGCGGCCTGCCTGCAGTCCACCGATACCGGCACCGCCGCGCAGCGCGTCGCCAACTGGGAGAACCAGCGCGCCTACTACTCGCTGTGCTACTCGGACACGGTCCCGCTGTACACCGCGGAACTGTTGAACCAGGGCAAGTTTCCGTACAAGTCCAGCTGGATCGAGAAGGACGGCGACGGCAACCCGCACGTCGTGTTCGACGGCAGCCCGCCCGTCCGCTACATGGAGTATCCGGTCCTGACCGGCATCTACCAGTACCTGTCGATGTCGCTGGCGAAAACCTATTCGGCGCTGACGACGCTGGTGTCGGTGCCGTTGGTGGCCGAGGTGGTGATGTTCTTCAACATCTCCGCGTTCGGGCTGGCGTTGGCCTGGCTGCTGACGGTCTGGGCGACCGCACTGCTGGCCGGCCGGCGCATCTGGGATGCCGCGCTGGTGGCGGCGTCCCCGCTGCTGATCTTCCAGATCTTCACCAACTTCGACGCGTTGGCGGTGGCCTGCGCGACGGGCGCGCTGCTGGCCTGGTCGCGCCGCAGACCCGTGCTGGCCGGGGCGCTGATCGGAATCGGGGTGGCGCTCAAGCTCTATCCGCTGCTGCTGCTCGGGCCGTTGCTGGTGCTGTGCCTGCGGACCGGGCGGATGCGGGAGTTCACTCGCACGACGGTCGCCGCGGTCCTTGCCTGGGTGGCGGTCAATCTGCCTGTGCTGGTGCTGTTCCCGCGGGGATGGTCGGAGTTCTTCCGGCTCAACACCCGCCGCGGTGACGATATGGACTCCATCTACAACGTGGTGAAGTCGTTCACCGGCTGGCAGGGCTTCGACCCGGGGCTGGGGTTCTGGGAGCCGCCGACGGTCACCAACGCGGTCACCGCGGTGCTGTTCGGACTGTGCTGCGCGGGGATCGGCTATCTGGCGCTGACGGCCGCCCAGCGCCCGCGGCTGGCTCAGTTGGCGTTCCTGGTGGTGGCCGCGTTCCTGCTGACCAACAAGGTGTGGAGCCCGCAGTTCTCGCTGTGGCTGGTGCCGCTGGCCGTGCTGGCACTGCCCCACCGCCGAATCCTGTTGGCCTGGATGACGATCGACGCGCTGGTCTGGGTGCCGCGGATGCTCTATCTGTACGGCGAGCAGAACCGCGGGCTGCCCGAGCAGTGGTTCACCGCCACCGTGCTGTTGCGCGATATCGCGGTGGTGGTGCTGATCGTGCTGGTGATCCGCCAGATCCGCAGGCCCGAGCTGGACCTGGTGCGCCATCACGGTGCCATCGATGACCCGTCCGGCGGGGTGTTCGACCGCGCCCCGGACAACCCGCCGCGCCGGCTGCCGCCGTGGCTGCGGCCTGCCCCGGCGCCGCTACTTCCCGCCGAGAATCCGGATTCGTACCCGACACACCGCTGA
- a CDS encoding transglycosylase domain-containing protein gives MNSEGRQSRSADDAGNERSAGASPARPNPPAHRAPPTGGVPDDRRTALIPPVRHEVAPHLRDPIDVVKAALDGGPPRRPPFPPPPPGGPGGPGGPGGPPPGAPTPKSGPRFQWKWVRRTLYAALVLFVALPMITFGMAYLIVDVPKPGDIRTAQVSTILASDGSELAKIIPPEGNRVDVKIDQIPVQVRNAVMAAEDRDFYSNPGFSFTGFARAFLNNLFGGGSGLQGGSTITQQYVKNALVGDERSGVGGLVRKAKELVISTKMSGEWSKDQVLESYLNIIYFGRGSYGISAAAQAYFGKPVEQLNVAEGALLAALIQRPSTLDPAVDPEGAADRWNWVLDGMVEIGALSPADRAAQVFPPTVAPDFASTANQTTGPNGLIERQVTKELLELFDITEQTLNTEGLKITTTIDPQAQKAAEEAVAETLEDQEPDMRSAVVSIDPRTGGVKAYYGGSDANGFDFAQAGLPTGSSFKVFALVAALQQGIGLGYNIDSSPLELNGIKITNVEGGGCGTCNIAEALKRSLNTSYYRLMLKLQNGPQDVADAAHEAGIAESFPGVEHTLSEDGQGGPPNNGVVLGQYQSRVIDMASAYATLANSGVYHRPHFVQKVEDSQGNVLFDNSGGDEGEQRIDSAVADNVTAAMQPIAGYSNGHNLAGGRPSAAKTGTNQLGDTGANRDAWMVGYTPSLSTAVWVGTTGGDKPLVNQWGGPVYGSGLPSDIWKATMDGALDGTDNETFPKPPEIGGYAGPPAAPPPPPPSSDPAIPPPPSETVIQPTLEIAPGITIPWGPPTTVPVGPPPPPGDPNAPPPPPGAPVAPGAPIPPPP, from the coding sequence GTGAATAGCGAAGGGCGCCAAAGCAGGTCAGCGGACGATGCCGGAAACGAGCGGTCCGCTGGCGCGAGTCCTGCGCGCCCGAACCCGCCCGCGCACCGCGCACCGCCCACCGGCGGCGTCCCGGACGACCGTAGGACCGCGCTGATCCCGCCGGTCCGCCACGAGGTGGCACCGCACCTGCGTGACCCGATCGACGTCGTCAAGGCCGCCCTCGACGGTGGGCCGCCGCGTCGGCCACCGTTCCCGCCCCCGCCCCCGGGTGGCCCCGGCGGTCCGGGTGGTCCCGGTGGGCCGCCTCCCGGGGCTCCCACCCCCAAGTCCGGACCCCGTTTCCAGTGGAAGTGGGTGCGCCGCACGCTCTATGCCGCGCTGGTGCTGTTCGTGGCGCTGCCGATGATCACGTTCGGCATGGCGTACCTGATCGTGGACGTGCCCAAACCGGGTGACATCCGCACCGCGCAGGTCTCCACGATCCTGGCCAGCGATGGCAGCGAGCTCGCGAAAATCATTCCCCCCGAGGGCAACCGGGTCGATGTGAAGATCGACCAGATCCCGGTGCAGGTCCGCAACGCGGTGATGGCCGCCGAGGACCGGGACTTCTACTCCAACCCGGGCTTCTCCTTCACCGGATTCGCACGCGCCTTCCTGAACAATCTGTTCGGTGGTGGCAGCGGGCTGCAGGGCGGATCGACCATCACCCAGCAGTACGTCAAGAACGCCCTCGTCGGCGACGAACGCTCCGGCGTCGGCGGATTGGTGCGAAAAGCCAAGGAACTCGTCATCTCCACCAAGATGTCGGGGGAGTGGTCCAAGGACCAGGTGCTCGAGTCCTACCTGAACATCATCTACTTCGGCCGCGGCTCGTACGGCATCTCCGCGGCGGCTCAGGCGTACTTCGGGAAGCCGGTCGAGCAGCTCAACGTGGCCGAGGGTGCGCTGCTGGCGGCGCTCATCCAGCGGCCCTCCACGCTGGATCCGGCGGTGGATCCCGAGGGCGCCGCCGACCGCTGGAACTGGGTGCTCGACGGGATGGTCGAGATCGGCGCGCTGTCCCCGGCCGACCGGGCCGCCCAGGTGTTCCCACCCACGGTGGCACCCGATTTCGCGAGTACGGCCAACCAGACCACCGGACCCAACGGACTCATCGAGCGCCAGGTGACCAAGGAGCTCCTCGAGCTCTTCGACATCACCGAGCAGACGCTGAACACCGAAGGCCTGAAGATCACCACCACGATCGACCCGCAGGCGCAGAAGGCCGCCGAGGAGGCCGTCGCCGAGACCCTGGAGGACCAGGAGCCGGATATGCGGTCGGCGGTGGTCTCGATCGACCCGCGCACCGGCGGGGTGAAGGCGTACTACGGCGGATCGGATGCCAACGGCTTCGACTTCGCGCAGGCCGGCCTGCCGACCGGTTCGTCGTTCAAGGTGTTCGCCCTGGTGGCGGCGCTGCAGCAGGGTATCGGGCTGGGCTACAACATCGACAGCTCACCACTGGAGCTCAACGGCATCAAGATCACCAACGTCGAGGGTGGCGGCTGCGGGACCTGCAATATCGCCGAGGCGCTCAAGCGGTCGCTGAACACCAGCTACTACCGGCTGATGCTCAAGCTGCAGAACGGCCCGCAGGACGTGGCCGACGCCGCGCATGAGGCGGGTATCGCCGAGAGCTTCCCCGGTGTGGAACACACGCTGAGCGAGGACGGCCAGGGCGGTCCCCCCAACAACGGCGTCGTGCTCGGGCAGTACCAGAGCCGGGTCATCGACATGGCCTCGGCGTACGCCACCCTGGCCAACTCCGGGGTCTACCACCGGCCGCATTTCGTGCAGAAGGTGGAGGACTCGCAGGGCAACGTGCTGTTCGACAACTCCGGGGGCGACGAGGGCGAGCAGCGCATCGACTCCGCCGTCGCCGACAACGTGACCGCCGCGATGCAGCCGATCGCCGGTTATTCCAATGGCCACAACCTGGCCGGCGGGCGTCCGTCGGCGGCCAAGACCGGCACCAACCAGCTCGGTGACACCGGGGCCAATCGGGACGCCTGGATGGTCGGCTACACGCCGTCGCTGTCCACCGCGGTCTGGGTGGGCACCACCGGCGGGGACAAACCGCTGGTCAACCAGTGGGGTGGGCCGGTCTACGGCTCAGGGCTGCCGTCGGACATCTGGAAGGCCACCATGGACGGTGCCCTCGACGGCACCGACAACGAGACGTTCCCGAAGCCGCCCGAGATCGGTGGCTACGCCGGTCCGCCGGCCGCGCCGCCCCCGCCGCCGCCGTCCTCGGATCCGGCCATCCCGCCGCCGCCGTCGGAGACGGTGATCCAGCCGACGCTGGAGATCGCGCCGGGCATCACCATTCCGTGGGGTCCGCCGACGACGGTGCCGGTCGGCCCGCCGCCGCCTCCCGGTGATCCCAACGCACCGCCGCCCCCGCCCGGCGCACCGGTCGCACCGGGCGCACCGATCCCGCCGCCGCCGTGA
- a CDS encoding DUF5318 family protein: protein MRLQRQVVDYALRRRSLLAEVYSGRTGVTEVCDANPYLLRAAKYHGKTSSVMCPICRKEQLTLVSWVFGEHLGAVSGSARTAEELVLLATRFDEFAVHVVEVCRTCSWNHLVKSYVLGTPRPKNGTRGKSTRTARSDARTASE, encoded by the coding sequence GTGCGATTGCAGCGACAGGTGGTGGACTACGCCCTGCGGCGTCGGTCCCTGCTGGCCGAGGTGTATTCCGGGCGGACCGGTGTCACCGAGGTCTGCGATGCGAACCCCTACCTGTTGCGCGCCGCCAAGTACCACGGGAAAACCAGCTCGGTGATGTGTCCGATCTGCCGTAAGGAACAGCTGACGCTGGTGTCCTGGGTGTTCGGGGAGCACCTCGGCGCGGTGTCGGGCTCGGCGCGCACCGCTGAGGAGCTGGTGCTGCTCGCGACCCGTTTCGACGAATTCGCCGTCCATGTGGTGGAGGTATGCCGCACTTGCAGTTGGAACCATCTGGTCAAGTCGTACGTGCTAGGCACGCCGCGCCCGAAGAACGGGACACGCGGCAAGAGCACTCGAACGGCGCGTTCCGACGCGCGTACGGCCAGTGAATAG
- a CDS encoding DUF1707 domain-containing protein has protein sequence MAGRQTARTRARDTDRDAACKALDNAFSEGQLAMDEHQRRIDAAIAATTLAELHGLLADLQVDDPLPQPSPPSPRRRGIAVAVAGGLVVLIVAVGWAVASEPEAPTETPTAAVPEAPAPETTAAPASPVDDVPPLVLNLPRHMDTVEGMTGILDEIRKRFGSTMGYELAFKPDIAYVYLPDPADDARKLLYTYRGGWGNPSATSRSDTDDLTDLGAFDVAATVAAWQAAPATLQIAPGDVQDTYLDIDHIAEAGGLETLIRVSTTSGRNGYIYLDPSGTVTRVENPS, from the coding sequence GTGGCGGGACGGCAGACAGCACGAACACGGGCGCGTGACACCGACCGCGATGCCGCGTGCAAGGCGCTGGACAACGCGTTCAGCGAAGGCCAGCTCGCGATGGACGAGCACCAGCGGCGCATCGACGCCGCCATCGCCGCGACCACCCTGGCCGAGCTGCACGGGCTGCTCGCTGACCTGCAGGTCGACGATCCGCTGCCGCAGCCGTCACCACCGTCACCGCGTCGCCGCGGAATCGCCGTGGCGGTGGCCGGCGGGCTGGTCGTGCTCATCGTGGCCGTCGGCTGGGCCGTCGCGTCGGAGCCCGAGGCGCCCACCGAGACGCCGACCGCCGCCGTTCCGGAGGCCCCGGCACCGGAGACCACTGCGGCGCCGGCCTCGCCGGTCGACGATGTGCCACCGCTGGTGCTGAACCTGCCGCGGCACATGGACACCGTCGAGGGCATGACCGGCATCCTCGACGAGATCCGCAAGCGGTTCGGCAGCACCATGGGCTACGAACTGGCCTTCAAACCCGACATTGCCTACGTCTACCTGCCGGACCCGGCCGACGATGCGCGCAAGCTGCTCTACACCTACCGCGGCGGGTGGGGGAATCCGTCAGCCACATCGCGATCAGATACCGATGATCTGACCGATCTCGGTGCCTTCGACGTCGCCGCCACGGTCGCCGCGTGGCAGGCGGCGCCGGCCACCTTGCAGATCGCACCCGGCGATGTGCAGGACACCTATCTCGATATCGATCACATCGCCGAGGCCGGTGGGTTGGAGACGCTGATCCGGGTCAGCACCACATCGGGGCGCAACGGCTACATCTATCTGGACCCCTCCGGCACCGTCACACGCGTCGAAAACCCGAGCTGA
- a CDS encoding DUF1707 domain-containing protein gives MATRQTAGTRAKDSDRDDTCKVLDSAMSEGQLSMEEHRQRVAAATQAATLGELQSLVSDLQTTSSPIKLPKLQPERSAVAIGPGAGWGIRIATAVVLVVLGIAIGWGLYGNTSSPLSFETDPGAKDDGIPATVLTAPRQLQSLGGLNGLFQQMKAKFGDTKGFDLTIFDDYASLERPDPNEPRRVLRYSYRGGWDDPSETSVSSDARLVDLAAFDVPTFVGLIRGAPETLGIDPAEVKQIHISVGPNSDITAPPESIEISVYVSPQFGNSGYIEFNGDASVKRINYPSP, from the coding sequence GTGGCGACACGGCAGACAGCGGGTACCCGGGCCAAAGACTCCGACCGCGATGACACGTGCAAGGTTCTGGACAGCGCGATGAGCGAAGGCCAGCTGTCCATGGAGGAACACCGGCAGCGGGTCGCGGCGGCGACCCAGGCAGCCACGCTCGGTGAGCTGCAGTCGCTGGTCTCCGATCTGCAGACCACGAGCTCACCGATCAAGCTGCCGAAACTCCAACCCGAACGATCCGCGGTCGCCATCGGCCCCGGCGCGGGCTGGGGTATCCGCATCGCGACGGCCGTCGTCCTGGTCGTCCTCGGGATCGCGATCGGCTGGGGCCTGTACGGCAACACGTCCTCACCGCTGAGCTTTGAGACCGATCCCGGAGCCAAGGACGACGGGATTCCCGCGACCGTGCTGACCGCGCCGCGACAGCTGCAGTCCCTCGGCGGCCTCAACGGGCTGTTCCAGCAGATGAAGGCGAAATTCGGTGACACCAAGGGTTTCGACCTGACGATCTTCGACGACTACGCCTCGCTGGAACGTCCCGACCCGAACGAGCCGCGCCGGGTGCTGCGCTACAGCTACCGCGGGGGCTGGGACGACCCCTCGGAGACCAGCGTCAGCAGCGATGCCCGGCTTGTCGACCTGGCCGCCTTCGACGTGCCCACCTTCGTCGGCCTGATCCGCGGCGCCCCGGAGACCCTCGGCATCGACCCGGCCGAGGTGAAGCAGATCCACATCAGCGTCGGGCCGAACTCCGATATCACCGCCCCGCCGGAGAGCATCGAGATCAGCGTCTACGTCTCGCCGCAGTTCGGGAACAGTGGCTATATCGAGTTCAACGGCGATGCCTCGGTGAAGCGGATCAACTACCCCAGCCCCTAG
- a CDS encoding PadR family transcriptional regulator, with product MLELAILGLLLESPMHGYELRKRLTGLLGAFRAFSYGSLYPALRRMQADGLIVEDAAPDGTPKMRRARRVYQLSDTGKARFAELVADTGPQNYTDDGFGVHLAFFNRTPAEARMRILEGRRRQVEERREGLREAVARASTSLDRYTRQLHQLGLESSEREVKWLNELIAAERVAQGNPETQP from the coding sequence ATGCTGGAGCTCGCCATTCTGGGACTTCTGCTGGAGTCGCCGATGCACGGCTACGAACTTCGCAAGCGCCTGACGGGGCTGTTGGGCGCCTTCCGTGCGTTTTCCTACGGCTCGCTGTACCCGGCGTTGCGGCGCATGCAGGCCGACGGCCTCATCGTCGAGGACGCCGCACCGGACGGAACCCCCAAGATGCGGCGCGCCCGTCGCGTCTACCAACTCAGCGATACCGGCAAGGCACGTTTCGCCGAACTGGTGGCTGACACCGGACCGCAGAACTACACCGACGACGGGTTCGGCGTGCACCTGGCGTTCTTCAACCGCACGCCCGCCGAGGCCAGGATGCGCATCCTGGAAGGCCGCCGCCGTCAGGTCGAGGAACGCCGCGAAGGTCTGCGGGAAGCGGTCGCGCGGGCCAGTACCTCACTGGACCGCTACACCCGGCAGTTGCACCAGCTGGGCCTGGAGTCCAGCGAGCGCGAAGTCAAATGGCTCAACGAACTGATCGCGGCCGAACGCGTCGCACAGGGCAACCCGGAAACACAGCCGTGA